AGAATATACTCTTTTTCTCTCACCCCATCTGCCATTGCTGCAAACAGATAAAAGCCTAGAATATTCATTGTGATCACTGCTTTGTTTTTTAAAAGAAATGCAACTACTTTAGTTTTCATGACGACCTTTCATTAAAAGAAAAAAGAGTGTCAGTGCCAGTGTTCCCGAAAAAGCATAGACCAATGCGATCTTCATATTCATATGTTCCCAGATGAGCCCGGAAATATATGCTCCCAATGCGCCAAAGAGTGCTACTCCAGCGTAAAAAATGCCATAGACCGAACCTTTATTGGTTGCACTTTGTGCTATAAAGGCACGGTTGGCATTCAGAGACGCCACAGTGAAAAGGCCCAGGAAAACATAGGAGATCCATGTAAAAAAAGGACTCTGCAGCATTAAAGATCCTTGAGCAGCAGCGCCGCAGGCATAAGAGAATGCCAGGACACGTTTCACGCCGAATCGATCAATAAGTATGCCAAAAATATAACTGCTCAGTGTCTGTACTCCAGAAGATACCACAAAAAGCAGCGGTATGACAGCTGTGGCAATGCCAACCGCTTTGGCCTGCATCGTAAAAAAAGAAGGGTTGAAGGCAAAAAGTAAAAATAGAAAATAAAAGAACAGTGCACCGATCGTTTTTTTGTCATCCTGAGTCAATGTAAATGATTGTTGGGATTGGGTCATTGGCTTAGGTACATCACGCACAAAAAATGTGACGATCACAAGTCCTATGATACCAGGAACAAAAGTAGCATAAAAGATGTTACGCATGACCGTTTCACTCTGACCAAAGTACCAAAGCAATGCAAAGAGTATCAACGCACCGCTCAGTTCTCCTGCGATGTCCATCATCTTATGAAAACCAAAGGTTTTACCCGATGCATGTGCTCTGATATACTGGACGATCATCACATCTTTGGGAGCAGAACGCAGTCCTTTCCCCAATCTCTCCGCCACCTGTAAGCCTGCTACAGTTTTATACCCCTGTGTAAATCCTATCAGAGGCTTGCTCAAGGCAGAAAAAGCATATCCTCCCACAACCAAAGGTTTGACAATACCATATCTGTCAGAGATATAACCCGATACCAAACGAAGTGCATATGAGGCAAAAGTAGATATCGCTACGATAATACCCAGTTTGTCCATACCCTCATCCAAGACTATAACAACAAAAATAGGTAAAATGGGCATGATCATTGCAGAAGCCATATCAGTAAAATAACTTACCCAACCCAGCATAATGACATTTTTATTGATATGTTTCATGATCTTGCATATTTCTCATATTTACTCAAATCTGTCATGACCTTTTCCTCACTCTAGAACTATCGGTCCATCTATTCAGTCAAGAAGGCAGAAACCATGCTAAAGCTCCCTGACTCCTCTGGCTATCTCTTCTTCCAATTGTGCAAATGCACTGTCCATAGCATTCACGATACTGCCGGCATCTTCATTCGTTGGCACGGTTGTACTAAATAATTTAAGTACTCTTCTGTCGGTTCGCATCTCTCTTGCTTCCCAGCTTGCATCAAGATAGACCGTACCTTCCTGAGCAATGAAACGTGATACTTGCACATTGATCTTGATGTCCGGTTGACCATCTGTACCCCAGGGATATGCATACACACCAGGCTGTTTAAACTTTTTTTGTAAAAAGGAGATCAGCCTGCGTGTCAATCCGGTATCCATATCTTCGGCCCATGCTGAGCCCCCTAAAAATATGACATGGTTCGATGATTTTGCGACTGCGATCTCTCTTTTAAAAAGATACTTGGGTACCGCAACCTTCTCAACCCCTATCACTTGAGACTTATAAGGATACATCTCTTTGGGTTGAGAAGCAGTAGAAAGAACATAATAGTTCTTCAAGGTACAGCCACTGACTATCAATAGAACGCTCAAGGTGAATAGTAGTTTGATCCTGGTCATTATTTATCTCCAAAAATAAGTGAATTTGGTTTACGGTTCATCAGTTTGAGGAACTCCTGCATCTCTTGAGATGTTTCTGTCACCTCTTTGAGCGTTTGAGAAATTTGATGCGTTAAGAGTGAATTACTGTCATACCCTTTGAGTACCTTTTTCGCTGTACGTAGTGTTGTTGTCAACTCTTTCATGGCTTTATCCATCTCCTCAGGCATCGTTTTAAAGCTTTTAGCCTCAGTCATTGCATTGAGATTATTCACGGTCTGCTGCAGGTCTGCCACTATTTTCCGTAAAGGCTCTGCATTCTCACCCACCACTTTATTGAGAGAAGCCACCAGTTTTTCAATCCCATCGACTATGCCTCTTGTATCATTAGGAACAGAAGGAAGACGCACAAAATGCTCTCCTTGTACTATACTTCTGCGTGTAGTATTCGTTTCAAAAACCAAATCAACAAAAAGTGTACCCGTAAATGGGTCTGCAGAAGATATTTTCGCACTTAACCCCTCCTCCAAAGCCTGATAGAATTTCTGTTGGCAACTTGTTATATCATCATGCTTTGAAGCAAAAGAAGAGAGGTCTATATCAACAAGAATTTTCCCGAGTATCTTATGTGTCTGTTTATTATAGGAAAGTGCAATATCTTTTACACGCCCTACTTCATACCCTTCATACTGTACCAGTGCACCTTTTTTGAGTTTAGCGATAGGGTCCTCGGTCAGGATTTCAAAGGTATTGATAAAATCTCCGCCTTTCCCGATCACCTGTCCTTCTGCCAGATTGGCATTTTTGTAAAGACGGAAAACAAATTTATCAGGTACCGTATCAGAAGTATTTTCTCCCGTAGAAGAGAATTCTATACCTCCTTGTAACAAATGCGTCACGGGCGCGACATTGACATCAAGCCTGCCATGAGCCAGACTCATCTCGACTGCGCTCGTAACCCAGAACTTGGAACTTCTGTGCACATAGGGTACATAGAGTTTGTTGATGAACACCACAAACTCAACACCCTGCCCATCCAAAGAGATGTTCACGTGTTCTACCTGACCCGCCTCGATATTTTTAAAATAGACCGGTGTACCTTTTTTGACATTGTAGCTTGTGGGGGCACTAAGCTGAAAGTACATACCGTCTTCTGTGTACCTGTACGCCTGTGTCAGACCATGAAAAGATCTCTTAGGCTCTCCGTCTTTGGCAGAGAACATATCGATATAGGTTCCGGATATCAAAGTCTCCAGACCTGAGACACCGGAGATCCCTACCACAGGCTTGACGATCCAGAATTTTGCATGGGTATTGAGATAAGGGGTGGCAGATTTTTCCATTCTTGCGATCACCTTCACACCTTCACCCTCTTCTTGCAATACGATCTTTTTTACTGTACCAATGGGGACATTTCTGTATTTGATCTGACTCTGCCCCGCATGCAATCCTGCGTTTTCCGGAAAAATAATTTCGATTTCAGGTCCGAGTTCGGAAAAATACTGATAGGCTAACCATCCGGCTATAATGAGTGCGATAAACGGTACGATCCATATGGAGGTGATCAGATTGAATTGACTGGATTCTTCTATGGTAGGTCGCTGTGTTGACATTTATTGATATCCCTTAATTAGACGTTCATTGAAAGCATGTGCTGCTAACAGTGTAAAAAATACGGAGAGTGCAAAAGCAGTCGCTGCCATTCCCGCAATGATCTCGATATTGGCAAGATGAATGAGTGCGGCAAGTATGGCTACCACAAAAACATCGATCATAGACCATGGGCCGATGACCTCTGTCATATAATACAATTTATGCTTATTGACCTTCTTATCTTTCCCTATAGGGTATTTTACACTAATCAACAAATAAATCAAAACAAGAAACTTGAGTACAGGTATCAGAATGGATGCAACAAAGATGATCATAGCGATAGGATAGGAACCGTGTTCCCATAACATCACAACACCGCCCAAGAGTGTATTGCCCTCCTCGCTTCCGAACTGTTTAGTGATCAGCATAGGATAGATATTGGCAGGTATATAGGCGATCATAGCAGTGATCAGGTATGCCCATGATCTTTCTGTACTGAAAACTTTATGGTGATACATAGCAGCATCGCAACGACGGCACCTGTTCTCTCTGCCCTTGTCTATATTCACAGCCCCGCATACCGGGCATCTTATAAGTTTGTCTTCGTCTATCTCTATCACTTTTCATCCTCATCAAATACGATTCTTTTTCGCAACATCCATAGATCAAAGAGATGCATACGTTTGACTATATAGAGGTCGATCAGTACAAAAACCATGAGTGCCCAAAATGCAATGCCAATATGAATTTGGGCATACCCAATCAATTTTACCAATGCGACGAGTATACTGATCAAAAATATATCTGTCATACTCCAGGGCTTGATATGTGCAAGCAAAACAAGAAGTTCTTTGGTTAGCTTCTTGCCCCGTTTCATCTTTAAAAGCGTAAAAAGCAGCATATTAATCGTAAAGACCATAAAAGGGAAAATAAAAATAAGAAAGGTACAAAGTATGCCTACAAGATAAAACCCATTTTCAAACAGCGAAAAAATCGTTTTAGGGACCGTGATGAACTGTCCGTGTCCGAGTATCTCTATCTGTACCAAAGGAAAGAGATTAGCAAGTATAAAAAACACAAGGCCCGTAACACTCAATGCCAAACCATGATCTATAAGTCTGCTGTCATATCTG
The sequence above is drawn from the Sulfurovum sp. TSL1 genome and encodes:
- a CDS encoding membrane integrity-associated transporter subunit PqiC; the protein is MTRIKLLFTLSVLLIVSGCTLKNYYVLSTASQPKEMYPYKSQVIGVEKVAVPKYLFKREIAVAKSSNHVIFLGGSAWAEDMDTGLTRRLISFLQKKFKQPGVYAYPWGTDGQPDIKINVQVSRFIAQEGTVYLDASWEAREMRTDRRVLKLFSTTVPTNEDAGSIVNAMDSAFAQLEEEIARGVREL
- a CDS encoding MFS transporter, encoding MKHINKNVIMLGWVSYFTDMASAMIMPILPIFVVIVLDEGMDKLGIIVAISTFASYALRLVSGYISDRYGIVKPLVVGGYAFSALSKPLIGFTQGYKTVAGLQVAERLGKGLRSAPKDVMIVQYIRAHASGKTFGFHKMMDIAGELSGALILFALLWYFGQSETVMRNIFYATFVPGIIGLVIVTFFVRDVPKPMTQSQQSFTLTQDDKKTIGALFFYFLFLLFAFNPSFFTMQAKAVGIATAVIPLLFVVSSGVQTLSSYIFGILIDRFGVKRVLAFSYACGAAAQGSLMLQSPFFTWISYVFLGLFTVASLNANRAFIAQSATNKGSVYGIFYAGVALFGALGAYISGLIWEHMNMKIALVYAFSGTLALTLFFLLMKGRHEN
- a CDS encoding paraquat-inducible protein A, whose product is MKLENEDALDNLILCEQCFTLHEALPLEDGMKACCSTCGAVLYRYDSRLIDHGLALSVTGLVFFILANLFPLVQIEILGHGQFITVPKTIFSLFENGFYLVGILCTFLIFIFPFMVFTINMLLFTLLKMKRGKKLTKELLVLLAHIKPWSMTDIFLISILVALVKLIGYAQIHIGIAFWALMVFVLIDLYIVKRMHLFDLWMLRKRIVFDEDEK
- a CDS encoding paraquat-inducible protein A; this encodes MIEIDEDKLIRCPVCGAVNIDKGRENRCRRCDAAMYHHKVFSTERSWAYLITAMIAYIPANIYPMLITKQFGSEEGNTLLGGVVMLWEHGSYPIAMIIFVASILIPVLKFLVLIYLLISVKYPIGKDKKVNKHKLYYMTEVIGPWSMIDVFVVAILAALIHLANIEIIAGMAATAFALSVFFTLLAAHAFNERLIKGYQ
- a CDS encoding intermembrane transport protein PqiB, which produces MSTQRPTIEESSQFNLITSIWIVPFIALIIAGWLAYQYFSELGPEIEIIFPENAGLHAGQSQIKYRNVPIGTVKKIVLQEEGEGVKVIARMEKSATPYLNTHAKFWIVKPVVGISGVSGLETLISGTYIDMFSAKDGEPKRSFHGLTQAYRYTEDGMYFQLSAPTSYNVKKGTPVYFKNIEAGQVEHVNISLDGQGVEFVVFINKLYVPYVHRSSKFWVTSAVEMSLAHGRLDVNVAPVTHLLQGGIEFSSTGENTSDTVPDKFVFRLYKNANLAEGQVIGKGGDFINTFEILTEDPIAKLKKGALVQYEGYEVGRVKDIALSYNKQTHKILGKILVDIDLSSFASKHDDITSCQQKFYQALEEGLSAKISSADPFTGTLFVDLVFETNTTRRSIVQGEHFVRLPSVPNDTRGIVDGIEKLVASLNKVVGENAEPLRKIVADLQQTVNNLNAMTEAKSFKTMPEEMDKAMKELTTTLRTAKKVLKGYDSNSLLTHQISQTLKEVTETSQEMQEFLKLMNRKPNSLIFGDK